One part of the Syngnathus acus chromosome 17, fSynAcu1.2, whole genome shotgun sequence genome encodes these proteins:
- the LOC119137520 gene encoding zinc finger E-box-binding homeobox 1-like isoform X3, which produces MADGPRCKRRKQANPKRSSVTNLNGGLEASSSDSDDDDKLHIVEDEIPPDAAVARRDRRHAKEATDATDAVLAHNGAWNGVKEDQHVSGEEGEDGRGGDGKVEGQVVVKEEEEEEEQEIIRKGDTAALDPEAADDEQSPTETGGADENAGTPDTFQLHTCPYCSRGYKRNASLKEHIKYRHETSEDNYRCSHCSYTFTYRSQLERHMSHHRGNKEQRHVQSSGGGGGGGGGSGGGARKFKCTECFKAFKYKHHLKEHLRIHSGEKPYECSNCKKRFSHSGSYSSHISSKKCVSAASAPNGLARKAVKSPPPIVEVPRAESKPLQEQLPVTQIKSEASEHPGKPVAAAPAANGAAPQALSQGVAMVIPTVGLVPPININLSELQNVLKVALDGNVLRQVLGPPNGATVQGKPGIVLQQPQQQIISLPAFVDHDGTTKIIINYRIGPAPATATSSVPVHPMPVFVKNNIAPAPPVPTRTADKPPTPEVDLSLVKDEPEESVLITETKTEQAVSVKTEEGEAAPPDCGSSACSLCDECPEHLEALHLLQHHKAANGEAVDSAALDPSFAALLSDAGVTLQQEPAENDLLSLLKTYFASNANPDRAELEKISDSVRIPVGVVQKWFAKRNSGTKSCRDGTAQRLNSESVDGGKRAASGSRSDSPSLNASDLVIVKSEPEDPEVTESQAEPLDLSLPKPLTAATCAAAPSEGVPPATLNLTCLRKEQVGGRTVYVATPQTRTTAVSIVPSPQLPTLVAIAGQGTMGCLGAMGGSAKRTILIPQLTYTYANTAGGAAETVVLNGHKTHEQSADAVADEQKEISLMKKPRLENGVYSCDLCNKVFQKGSSLLRHKYEHTGKRPHECPVCKKAFKHKHHLIEHSRLHSGEKPYQCNKCGKRFSHSGSYSQHMNHRYSYCKRDGSDSGLSPDGDSAATVAGSPDAALDSDVGESEDDDDEAVCVDDIRVVQVDDGECEIYEGDFNDSDDDGEVEEGPEEKEKNLDVDEFACQVVEVELKHDQTQEAPVEDKADQAEAAGVRLEQMADCTYKRIRDWSDSEESSDDQAATPQTPTL; this is translated from the exons ATGGCGGATGGCCCCAGGTGTAAACGCAGAAAACAGGCCAACCCGAAACGGAGCAGCG TGACAAACTTGAACGGCGGCTTGGAGGCCAGCAGCTCTGATTCGGACGATGATGACAAGCTACACATTGTGGAGGACGAAATCCCGCCGGACGCCGCCGTGGCGAGGAGGGACCGCCGCCATGCCAAAGAAGCAACAGACGCCACCGATGCAGTATTAGCACACAACGGCGCTTGGAATGGAG tgAAAGAGGATCAGCATGTGTCTGGAGAAGAAGGTGAAGATGGACGAGGAGGCGACGGAAAGGTGGAGGGGCAGGTTGTTGtgaaggaagaagaggaagaagaggagcaggAGATCATCCGGAAAGGAGACACGGCCGCCCTCGACCCGGAAGCCGCTGACGATGAGCAGAGTCCCACGGAAACGGGGGGCGCCGACGAAAACG CAGGCACGCCAGACACGTTTCAGCTGCACACGTGTCCGTATTGCTCGCGGGGTTACAAGCGCAATGCTTCGCTGAAGGAGCACATCAAGTACCGGCACGAGACCAGTGAAGACAACTACAGATGCTCGCACTGCAGCTACACCTTCACGTACCGCTCGCAACTCGAGAGGCACATGAGCCACCACCGGGGCAACAAGGAGCAG CGTCACGTGCAGTCGtctggcggcggtggcggcggcggcggtggaaGTGGAGGAGGTGCTCGCAAGTTCAAGTGCACAGAGTGCTTCAAAGCCTTCAAGTACAAGCACCACCTGAAGGAGCACCTGCGCATTCACAGCG GCGAGAAACCATACGAGTGCTCCAACTGCAAGAAGCGATTCTCCCACTCAGGCTCGTACAGCTCGCACATCAGTAGCAAGAAGTGCGTGAGTGCGGCCAGCGCCCCCAACGGCCTGGCCCGCAAGGCCGTCAAGTCGCCGCCGCCCATCGTCGAGGTCCCGCGGGCGGAAAGCAAACCCTTGCAAGAGCAGCTCCCTGTCACGCAAATCAAATCGGAGGCGAGCGAGCACCCCGGCAAGCCGGTGGCGGCGGCACCAGCGGCCAACGGGGCGGCGCCCCAAGCCCTATCTCAGGGCGTGGCTATGGTGATCCCCACCGTGGGTCTGGTGCCGCCCATCAACATCAACCTGAGTGAGCTGCAGAACGTCCTGAAGGTGGCTCTGGATGGCAACGTTTTGAGGCAGGTTTTGGGACCCCCCAACGGGGCCACGGTGCAGGGCAAGCCAGGTATCGTGCTGCAGCAACCTCAGCAGCAGATCATCAGCCTGCCCGCCTTCGTGGACCACGACGGCACCACCAAAATAATCATCAACTACCGCATTGGACCCGCGCCGGCCACCGCCACTTCCAGTGTCCCCGTCCACCCCATGCCGGTTTTtgtcaaaaacaacattgcCCCGGCTCCACCCGTCCCAACCAGAACGGCGGATAAGCCGCCCACTCCCGAGGTGGACCTCAGCCTGGTCAAGGATGAGCCTGAAGAGTCTGTGCTCATCacggaaacaaaaacagagcaAGCGGTGAGCGTCAAGACGGAAGAGGGGGAGGCGGCTCCGCCTGACTGCGGCTCTAGCGCTTGTTCACTTTGCGACGAGTGCCCCGAGCACCTGGAGGCACTGCACTTGCTCCAGCACCACAAGGCAGCCAACGGGGAGGCGGTGGACTCGGCCGCGTTGGACCCGTCCTTCGCCGCCTTGCTCAGCGACGCCGGGGTGACGCTGCAGCAGGAGCCGGCCGAGAACGATCTCCTGAGCCTCCTGAAGACCTACTTTGCCTCCAACGCCAACCCCGACCGGGCAGAGCTGGAGAAGATCTCGGACTCGGTTCGTATTCCCGTGGGCGTGGTGCAGAAATGGTTTGCCAAGAGGAACTCTGGGACAAAGAGCTGCCGAGACGGGACGGCTCAGCGTCTAAACTCTGAGTCGGTAGACGGCGGCAAGCGAGCCGCATCTGGATCCCGGTCTGATTCTCCCTCGTTGAACGCCAGCGACTTGGTCATCGTCAAAAGCGAGCCGGAAGACCCGGAGGTCACAGAGTCCCAGGCAGAACCTCTGGACCTGTCCCTCCCAAAGCCCCTCACTGCCGCCACTTGCGCCGCCGCGCCTTCCGAGGGTGTCCCCCCCGCCACTCTGAATCTGACCTGCCTGAGGAAGGAGCAGGTGGGCGGTCGCACCGTCTACGTGGCCACGCCTCAAACGCGCACAACTGCCGTCAGCATCGTGCCCAGCCCGCAGCTGCCCACCCTAGTGGCCATCGCCGGTCAGGGCACGATGGGGTGCCTTGGCGCCATGGGGGGCTCTGCCAAGCGGACCATCCTCATCCCGCAGCTCACCTACACCTACGCCAACACGGCCGGAGGCGCGGCCGAGACGGTCGTGCTCAACGGGCACAAG ACGCACGAACAGAGCGCCGACGCTGTGGCGGATGAGCAGAAGGAGATATCACTCATGAAGAAGCCGCGTCTGGAAAACGGCGTCTATTCCTGCGACCTGTGCAACAAGGTCTTCCAAAAGGGGAGCTCCTTGCTCAGGCACAAATACGAACACACAG GAAAGCGTCCTCACGAGTGCCCGGTGTGCAAGAAGGCCTTCAAGCACAAGCACCACCTGATCGAGCACTCGCGCCTCCACTCGGGCGAGAAACCTTACCAGTGCAACAAGTGCGGCAAGCGCTTCTCGCACTCCGGTTCCTACTCTCAGCACATGAACCACCGCTACTCCTACTGCAAGCGGGACGGCTCCGATTCCGGCCTCAGCCCGGACGGCGATAGCGCGGCCACGGTGGCGGGCAGTCCGGACGCCGCGCTGGACTCGGACGTCGGCGAGAGcgaggacgacgacgatgaaGCCGTGTGCGTCGACGACATCCGGGTGGTGCAGGTGGACGACGGCGAGTGCGAAATCTACGAGGGCGACTTTAACGACAGTGACGATGACGGGGAAGTGGAAGAAGGAcctgaagagaaagagaaaaacctCGACGTGGATGAGTTTGCGTGCCAGGTGGTGGAGGTGGAGCTGAAGCATGACCAGACGCAGGAGGCGCCCGTCGAGGACAAGGCGGACCAGGCGGAGGCGGCCGGCGTCCGCCTGGAACAGATGGCCGACTGCACGTACAAAAGAATCAGGGACTGGTCGGACAGCGAGGAATCCTCCGACGACCAAGCTGCGACACCCCAAACCCCCACGCTTTGA
- the LOC119137520 gene encoding zinc finger E-box-binding homeobox 1-like isoform X5, with product MADGPRCKRRKQANPKRSSVTNLNGGLEASSSDSDDDDKLHIVEDEIPPDAAVARRDRRHAKEATDATDAVLAHNGAWNGVKEDQHVSGEEGEDGRGGDGKVEGQVVVKEEEEEEEQEIIRKGDTAALDPEAADDEQSPTETGGADENGTPDTFQLHTCPYCSRGYKRNASLKEHIKYRHETSEDNYRCSHCSYTFTYRSQLERHMSHHRGNKEQRHVQSSGGGGGGGGGSGGGARKFKCTECFKAFKYKHHLKEHLRIHSGEKPYECSNCKKRFSHSGSYSSHISSKKCVSAASAPNGLARKAVKSPPPIVEVPRAESKPLQEQLPVTQIKSEASEHPGKPVAAAPAANGAAPQALSQGVAMVIPTVGLVPPININLSELQNVLKVALDGNVLRQVLGPPNGATVQGKPGIVLQQPQQQIISLPAFVDHDGTTKIIINYRIGPAPATATSSVPVHPMPVFVKNNIAPAPPVPTRTADKPPTPEVDLSLVKDEPEESVLITETKTEQAVSVKTEEGEAAPPDCGSSACSLCDECPEHLEALHLLQHHKAANGEAVDSAALDPSFAALLSDAGVTLQQEPAENDLLSLLKTYFASNANPDRAELEKISDSVRIPVGVVQKWFAKRNSGTKSCRDGTAQRLNSESVDGGKRAASGSRSDSPSLNASDLVIVKSEPEDPEVTESQAEPLDLSLPKPLTAATCAAAPSEGVPPATLNLTCLRKEQVGGRTVYVATPQTRTTAVSIVPSPQLPTLVAIAGQGTMGCLGAMGGSAKRTILIPQLTYTYANTAGGAAETVVLNGHKTHEQSADAVADEQKEISLMKKPRLENGVYSCDLCNKVFQKGSSLLRHKYEHTGKRPHECPVCKKAFKHKHHLIEHSRLHSGEKPYQCNKCGKRFSHSGSYSQHMNHRYSYCKRDGSDSGLSPDGDSAATVAGSPDAALDSDVGESEDDDDEAVCVDDIRVVQVDDGECEIYEGDFNDSDDDGEVEEGPEEKEKNLDVDEFACQVVEVELKHDQTQEAPVEDKADQAEAAGVRLEQMADCTYKRIRDWSDSEESSDDQAATPQTPTL from the exons ATGGCGGATGGCCCCAGGTGTAAACGCAGAAAACAGGCCAACCCGAAACGGAGCAGCG TGACAAACTTGAACGGCGGCTTGGAGGCCAGCAGCTCTGATTCGGACGATGATGACAAGCTACACATTGTGGAGGACGAAATCCCGCCGGACGCCGCCGTGGCGAGGAGGGACCGCCGCCATGCCAAAGAAGCAACAGACGCCACCGATGCAGTATTAGCACACAACGGCGCTTGGAATGGAG tgAAAGAGGATCAGCATGTGTCTGGAGAAGAAGGTGAAGATGGACGAGGAGGCGACGGAAAGGTGGAGGGGCAGGTTGTTGtgaaggaagaagaggaagaagaggagcaggAGATCATCCGGAAAGGAGACACGGCCGCCCTCGACCCGGAAGCCGCTGACGATGAGCAGAGTCCCACGGAAACGGGGGGCGCCGACGAAAACG GCACGCCAGACACGTTTCAGCTGCACACGTGTCCGTATTGCTCGCGGGGTTACAAGCGCAATGCTTCGCTGAAGGAGCACATCAAGTACCGGCACGAGACCAGTGAAGACAACTACAGATGCTCGCACTGCAGCTACACCTTCACGTACCGCTCGCAACTCGAGAGGCACATGAGCCACCACCGGGGCAACAAGGAGCAG CGTCACGTGCAGTCGtctggcggcggtggcggcggcggcggtggaaGTGGAGGAGGTGCTCGCAAGTTCAAGTGCACAGAGTGCTTCAAAGCCTTCAAGTACAAGCACCACCTGAAGGAGCACCTGCGCATTCACAGCG GCGAGAAACCATACGAGTGCTCCAACTGCAAGAAGCGATTCTCCCACTCAGGCTCGTACAGCTCGCACATCAGTAGCAAGAAGTGCGTGAGTGCGGCCAGCGCCCCCAACGGCCTGGCCCGCAAGGCCGTCAAGTCGCCGCCGCCCATCGTCGAGGTCCCGCGGGCGGAAAGCAAACCCTTGCAAGAGCAGCTCCCTGTCACGCAAATCAAATCGGAGGCGAGCGAGCACCCCGGCAAGCCGGTGGCGGCGGCACCAGCGGCCAACGGGGCGGCGCCCCAAGCCCTATCTCAGGGCGTGGCTATGGTGATCCCCACCGTGGGTCTGGTGCCGCCCATCAACATCAACCTGAGTGAGCTGCAGAACGTCCTGAAGGTGGCTCTGGATGGCAACGTTTTGAGGCAGGTTTTGGGACCCCCCAACGGGGCCACGGTGCAGGGCAAGCCAGGTATCGTGCTGCAGCAACCTCAGCAGCAGATCATCAGCCTGCCCGCCTTCGTGGACCACGACGGCACCACCAAAATAATCATCAACTACCGCATTGGACCCGCGCCGGCCACCGCCACTTCCAGTGTCCCCGTCCACCCCATGCCGGTTTTtgtcaaaaacaacattgcCCCGGCTCCACCCGTCCCAACCAGAACGGCGGATAAGCCGCCCACTCCCGAGGTGGACCTCAGCCTGGTCAAGGATGAGCCTGAAGAGTCTGTGCTCATCacggaaacaaaaacagagcaAGCGGTGAGCGTCAAGACGGAAGAGGGGGAGGCGGCTCCGCCTGACTGCGGCTCTAGCGCTTGTTCACTTTGCGACGAGTGCCCCGAGCACCTGGAGGCACTGCACTTGCTCCAGCACCACAAGGCAGCCAACGGGGAGGCGGTGGACTCGGCCGCGTTGGACCCGTCCTTCGCCGCCTTGCTCAGCGACGCCGGGGTGACGCTGCAGCAGGAGCCGGCCGAGAACGATCTCCTGAGCCTCCTGAAGACCTACTTTGCCTCCAACGCCAACCCCGACCGGGCAGAGCTGGAGAAGATCTCGGACTCGGTTCGTATTCCCGTGGGCGTGGTGCAGAAATGGTTTGCCAAGAGGAACTCTGGGACAAAGAGCTGCCGAGACGGGACGGCTCAGCGTCTAAACTCTGAGTCGGTAGACGGCGGCAAGCGAGCCGCATCTGGATCCCGGTCTGATTCTCCCTCGTTGAACGCCAGCGACTTGGTCATCGTCAAAAGCGAGCCGGAAGACCCGGAGGTCACAGAGTCCCAGGCAGAACCTCTGGACCTGTCCCTCCCAAAGCCCCTCACTGCCGCCACTTGCGCCGCCGCGCCTTCCGAGGGTGTCCCCCCCGCCACTCTGAATCTGACCTGCCTGAGGAAGGAGCAGGTGGGCGGTCGCACCGTCTACGTGGCCACGCCTCAAACGCGCACAACTGCCGTCAGCATCGTGCCCAGCCCGCAGCTGCCCACCCTAGTGGCCATCGCCGGTCAGGGCACGATGGGGTGCCTTGGCGCCATGGGGGGCTCTGCCAAGCGGACCATCCTCATCCCGCAGCTCACCTACACCTACGCCAACACGGCCGGAGGCGCGGCCGAGACGGTCGTGCTCAACGGGCACAAG ACGCACGAACAGAGCGCCGACGCTGTGGCGGATGAGCAGAAGGAGATATCACTCATGAAGAAGCCGCGTCTGGAAAACGGCGTCTATTCCTGCGACCTGTGCAACAAGGTCTTCCAAAAGGGGAGCTCCTTGCTCAGGCACAAATACGAACACACAG GAAAGCGTCCTCACGAGTGCCCGGTGTGCAAGAAGGCCTTCAAGCACAAGCACCACCTGATCGAGCACTCGCGCCTCCACTCGGGCGAGAAACCTTACCAGTGCAACAAGTGCGGCAAGCGCTTCTCGCACTCCGGTTCCTACTCTCAGCACATGAACCACCGCTACTCCTACTGCAAGCGGGACGGCTCCGATTCCGGCCTCAGCCCGGACGGCGATAGCGCGGCCACGGTGGCGGGCAGTCCGGACGCCGCGCTGGACTCGGACGTCGGCGAGAGcgaggacgacgacgatgaaGCCGTGTGCGTCGACGACATCCGGGTGGTGCAGGTGGACGACGGCGAGTGCGAAATCTACGAGGGCGACTTTAACGACAGTGACGATGACGGGGAAGTGGAAGAAGGAcctgaagagaaagagaaaaacctCGACGTGGATGAGTTTGCGTGCCAGGTGGTGGAGGTGGAGCTGAAGCATGACCAGACGCAGGAGGCGCCCGTCGAGGACAAGGCGGACCAGGCGGAGGCGGCCGGCGTCCGCCTGGAACAGATGGCCGACTGCACGTACAAAAGAATCAGGGACTGGTCGGACAGCGAGGAATCCTCCGACGACCAAGCTGCGACACCCCAAACCCCCACGCTTTGA